One window from the genome of Micromonospora aurantiaca ATCC 27029 encodes:
- a CDS encoding aldo/keto reductase — MGCWAIGGPWAEGARPLGWGRVDDDESVRAVRRALDLGVTLFDTADTYGAGHGERVLGRALAGRRDEAVIATKFGYTFDERTRQATGENASPHYLRRAVTGSLRRLGTDRIDLYQLHLGDLPLPRAEALIGTLDDLVDAGLIRAYGWSTDRADRAAAFAQVARGAAAVQHALSVLRDAPAMLDVCDKHDLAGLARGPLGMGLLTGKYTPESTLPRDDVRGLGPTWLEWFRSGRPAPEWLRRVAAVRDALTADGRTLAQGAIGWIWARSDRAVPIPGARTVAQVEENAAALARGPLAPDHFAEVERQLAAVRSAALRDADRPHWPMPPVPAVRP, encoded by the coding sequence ATGGGGTGCTGGGCGATCGGCGGCCCGTGGGCCGAGGGTGCCCGGCCGCTGGGCTGGGGCCGGGTCGACGACGACGAGTCGGTACGCGCCGTCCGCCGCGCGCTCGACCTCGGCGTCACCCTGTTCGACACCGCCGACACGTACGGCGCCGGGCACGGCGAGCGGGTGCTCGGCCGGGCGCTCGCCGGCCGGCGTGACGAGGCGGTGATCGCCACGAAGTTCGGTTACACGTTCGACGAGCGGACCCGGCAGGCCACCGGCGAGAACGCCTCGCCGCACTATCTGCGCCGGGCGGTCACCGGCTCGCTGCGCCGGCTGGGCACCGACCGCATCGACCTCTACCAACTGCACCTGGGCGACCTGCCGCTGCCCCGGGCCGAGGCGCTCATCGGCACGCTCGACGACCTGGTCGACGCCGGCCTGATCCGGGCGTACGGGTGGAGCACCGACCGGGCCGACCGGGCCGCTGCCTTCGCGCAGGTCGCCCGCGGCGCCGCCGCCGTGCAGCACGCGCTGTCGGTGCTCCGGGACGCCCCGGCCATGCTCGACGTCTGCGACAAGCACGACCTCGCCGGCCTCGCCCGGGGGCCGCTCGGTATGGGTCTGCTCACCGGCAAGTACACGCCGGAGTCCACGCTGCCCCGCGACGACGTACGCGGACTCGGGCCGACCTGGCTGGAGTGGTTCCGCAGCGGCCGGCCCGCCCCGGAGTGGCTGCGCCGGGTCGCCGCCGTGCGCGACGCGCTGACCGCCGACGGACGCACCCTGGCCCAGGGGGCGATCGGGTGGATCTGGGCGCGCAGCGACCGGGCCGTGCCGATCCCCGGTGCCCGTACCGTCGCGCAGGTCGAGGAGAACGCGGCCGCGCTGGCCCGGGGCCCGCTCGCCCCGGACCACTTCGCCGAGGTGGAGCGGCAACTGGCGGCGGTACGCTCGGCCGCGCTCCGGGACGCCGACCGCCCCCACTGGCCGATGCCCCCGGTCCCCGCCGTCCGCCCCTGA
- a CDS encoding elongation factor G-like protein EF-G2, whose amino-acid sequence MAQKNEKGVTGGAPVVTEPGRVRNVVLVGHSGAGKTTLVEALLAASGTIGRAGAVTEGTTVCDHDPAAVRQQRSVSLACAPLVHRDVKVNLLDTPGYGDFVGELRAGLRAADAALFVVSAVDGMDAATAALWEECAAVDMPRAVAVSRLDHPRADFDEAVALCQRVFGDNVLPLYLPMLGDDGESVAGLMGLITRRVFDYSGGLPAAVREPDPQHLPAIQESRDELIEGIIAESEDETLMDRYLGGEEIDPEVLITDLETAVARGHFYPVVPVCAETGVGLDALLDGLVAAFPSPLEHDLPAVTGVDGSPRPPLTCDPDGPLVAEVVKTTVDRHVGRVSLVRVFSGTLRPDQVIHVSGHGMAERGHPDHDADERVGHVYSPLGATLREVPACVAGDLCAITKSGSAETGDTISAKDDPLLIAPWEMPEPLLPVAIVARSRADEDALARNLSRLVAGDPTLRLERNPETHQLVLWCMGEAHADVVLDRLRGGGVELDTEPVRVPLRETFTAAARGHGRHVKQSGGHGQYAVCDIEVEPLPRGSGFEFVDRVVGGAVPHNYIPSVEKGVRAQMERGLIAGCPVVDLRVTLVDGKAHSVDSSDAAFQTAGALALRDAAEKGQPALLEPVDEITVRVPDSSVGAVMGDLSGRRGRVLGTEPDPDAEGRTLVRAEVPATELLRYAVELRSMTAGTGTFRREFARHDPMPAHLADQARKESTTR is encoded by the coding sequence ATGGCGCAGAAGAACGAGAAGGGTGTCACCGGCGGCGCGCCGGTGGTGACCGAGCCCGGCAGGGTTCGCAACGTGGTGCTCGTCGGGCACTCCGGTGCCGGCAAGACGACGCTCGTCGAGGCGCTGCTGGCCGCCAGTGGCACGATCGGCCGGGCCGGCGCCGTCACCGAGGGCACCACCGTCTGCGACCACGACCCCGCCGCCGTACGCCAGCAGCGTTCGGTGAGCCTGGCGTGCGCCCCGCTGGTGCACCGCGACGTCAAGGTCAACCTGCTGGACACCCCGGGATACGGCGACTTCGTCGGCGAGCTGCGCGCCGGGCTGCGCGCCGCCGACGCGGCCCTGTTCGTGGTCTCCGCCGTCGACGGCATGGACGCCGCCACGGCCGCCCTCTGGGAGGAGTGCGCCGCCGTCGACATGCCCCGGGCGGTGGCCGTCTCCCGGCTGGACCACCCGCGCGCCGACTTCGACGAGGCCGTGGCGCTGTGCCAGCGGGTCTTCGGCGACAACGTGCTCCCGCTCTACCTGCCCATGCTCGGCGACGACGGCGAGTCGGTGGCCGGGCTGATGGGGCTGATCACCCGCCGGGTGTTCGACTACTCCGGCGGGCTGCCCGCGGCGGTACGCGAGCCGGACCCGCAGCACCTGCCGGCCATCCAGGAGTCCCGCGACGAGCTGATCGAGGGGATCATCGCGGAGAGCGAGGACGAGACCCTGATGGACCGCTACCTCGGCGGTGAGGAGATCGACCCCGAGGTGCTGATCACCGACCTGGAGACTGCTGTCGCCCGCGGCCACTTCTACCCGGTGGTGCCGGTGTGCGCGGAGACCGGCGTCGGCCTGGACGCGCTGCTCGACGGCCTGGTCGCGGCGTTCCCGTCGCCGCTGGAGCACGACCTGCCCGCCGTCACCGGTGTGGACGGCTCGCCCCGCCCGCCGCTGACCTGCGACCCGGACGGCCCGCTCGTCGCCGAGGTGGTCAAGACGACTGTCGACCGGCACGTCGGGCGGGTCTCGCTGGTGCGCGTCTTCTCCGGCACGCTCCGCCCCGACCAGGTGATCCACGTGTCGGGCCACGGCATGGCCGAGCGCGGCCACCCGGACCACGACGCCGACGAGCGGGTCGGCCACGTCTACAGCCCGCTGGGGGCGACGCTGCGCGAGGTGCCCGCCTGCGTCGCCGGTGATCTGTGCGCGATCACCAAGTCGGGCAGCGCGGAGACCGGCGACACCATCTCGGCCAAGGACGACCCGCTGCTGATCGCGCCCTGGGAGATGCCGGAGCCGCTGCTGCCGGTGGCGATCGTGGCGCGCAGCCGGGCCGACGAGGACGCGCTGGCCCGCAACCTGTCCCGGCTGGTCGCCGGCGACCCGACGCTGCGGCTCGAACGCAACCCGGAGACCCACCAGCTTGTGCTCTGGTGCATGGGCGAGGCGCACGCCGACGTGGTGCTCGACCGGCTGCGCGGCGGCGGCGTCGAACTGGACACCGAACCGGTCCGGGTGCCGCTGCGCGAGACGTTCACCGCCGCCGCGCGCGGGCACGGCCGGCACGTCAAGCAGTCCGGCGGCCACGGCCAGTACGCGGTCTGCGACATCGAGGTGGAGCCGCTGCCCCGGGGCTCAGGCTTCGAGTTCGTCGACCGGGTGGTCGGCGGCGCGGTCCCGCACAACTACATCCCCTCGGTGGAGAAGGGGGTACGGGCGCAGATGGAACGCGGCCTGATCGCCGGCTGCCCGGTGGTCGACCTGCGGGTCACGCTGGTCGACGGCAAGGCGCACAGCGTCGACTCCTCCGACGCGGCGTTCCAGACCGCGGGCGCGCTGGCGCTGCGCGACGCCGCCGAGAAGGGCCAGCCGGCGCTGCTGGAGCCGGTCGACGAGATCACCGTACGGGTGCCCGACTCGTCGGTCGGCGCGGTGATGGGCGACCTGTCCGGGCGGCGTGGCCGGGTGCTCGGCACCGAGCCGGACCCTGATGCCGAGGGCCGCACGCTCGTCCGCGCCGAGGTGCCCGCGACCGAACTGCTGCGGTACGCGGTCGAGCTGCGCTCGATGACGGCCGGCACCGGCACGTTCCGCCGCGAGTTCGCCCGCCACGACCCCATGCCCGCCCACCTCGCCGACCAGGCCCGCAAGGAGTCCACCACCCGCTGA
- a CDS encoding CG0192-related protein, giving the protein MALLHRAELRPSKLELLAGWLPGRQWFAGEAGAPVTRVAAYRFDDPAGEVGIETLLVRAGDGPVLQVPLTYRGAPLAGADEHLVGVIEHSVLGRRWAYDACGDPVYAPLLAAAVLADAGQAEEYFEVDGKREVRPVSMTLTGSRTARPVPTGPVLAGPVSAGAVSAAPVPDGPVDGGVTVVRVGDVELAVVRRPVPADVPEAGGLAGAWPGQDEPVLLAYAR; this is encoded by the coding sequence ATGGCTCTCCTGCACCGCGCGGAACTGCGCCCCTCGAAACTGGAGCTGCTCGCCGGCTGGCTGCCCGGCCGGCAGTGGTTCGCCGGCGAGGCCGGCGCGCCGGTCACCCGCGTCGCGGCGTACCGGTTCGACGACCCGGCCGGCGAGGTCGGCATCGAGACGCTGCTCGTGCGCGCCGGTGACGGCCCGGTGCTCCAGGTGCCGCTGACCTACCGGGGCGCGCCGCTGGCCGGGGCGGACGAGCACCTGGTGGGCGTCATCGAGCACTCGGTGCTCGGCCGCCGCTGGGCGTACGACGCCTGCGGCGACCCGGTGTACGCGCCGCTGCTGGCCGCCGCCGTGCTCGCCGACGCCGGTCAGGCCGAGGAGTACTTCGAGGTCGACGGGAAGCGCGAGGTGCGCCCGGTGAGCATGACGCTGACCGGCAGCCGTACCGCCCGTCCGGTGCCGACGGGTCCGGTTTTGGCTGGTCCGGTTTCGGCCGGCGCGGTTTCGGCTGCTCCGGTTCCGGATGGTCCGGTTGACGGCGGCGTGACGGTGGTCCGGGTGGGGGACGTCGAGCTGGCGGTGGTCCGGCGGCCCGTACCGGCCGACGTGCCGGAGGCGGGCGGCCTCGCCGGCGCCTGGCCGGGTCAGGACGAGCCGGTACTGCTGGCCTACGCGCGCTGA